From one Cyanobacterium stanieri PCC 7202 genomic stretch:
- a CDS encoding hydrogenobyrinic acid a,c-diamide synthase (glutamine-hydrolysing) (PFAM: CobQ/CobB/MinD/ParA nucleotide binding domain; CobB/CobQ-like glutamine amidotransferase domain~TIGRFAM: cobyrinic acid a,c-diamide synthase~COGs: COG1797 Cobyrinic acid a c-diamide synthase~InterPro IPR011698:IPR017929:IPR004484~KEGG: cyh:Cyan8802_0442 cobyrinic acid a,c-diamide synthase~PFAM: CobB/CobQ domain protein glutamine amidotransferase~SPTR: Cobyrinic acid a,c-diamide synthase;~TIGRFAM: cobyrinic acid a,c-diamide synthase): MSIIIAGERSGVGKTTITLALLSWLKEKGEKVQSFKVGPDYIDPMFHTRVTGFPCRNLDPILTSESYVKSSFNYHSQGKDFAVIEGVMGLFDGLSFRNSPYYSSTAHVAQLLDLPVILIIDCSRLSGSVSAIALGYSKLDPSVTIAGVILNKVASEKHLEYLKKALQLISMPILGVFFRNSEITIPDRHLGLIPTEEIANYKHIFKQLAAIAQRSFNWDLLLPLLKFKYKNYDENFILTKETKQYHNKIIAIALDPAFNFYYQDNLDILKNQGAELIYWSPLTDKKIPKNVNMFYFGGGFPEVFAQPLSENEPIKQQLKQSILSGIPTYAECGGMMYLSEYIEDFEGEKWAMTGVLPNTAKMSKKLTLGYRKIEILKNNFFAPEKTILWGHEFHRATNSCPPQNPLIKVKDAYRNQLIDYQGWYYHNTYASYIHLHFGQIFSAHLSPILDKSYHG, translated from the coding sequence ATGTCAATAATTATTGCAGGAGAAAGGAGTGGAGTTGGAAAAACAACTATTACTCTAGCTTTGTTATCTTGGCTAAAAGAAAAAGGAGAAAAAGTACAGTCTTTTAAGGTTGGTCCTGATTATATTGATCCCATGTTTCATACTCGGGTGACTGGTTTTCCTTGTCGCAATTTAGACCCTATTTTGACTTCTGAAAGTTATGTTAAATCATCGTTTAATTATCATAGTCAAGGGAAAGATTTTGCTGTTATTGAGGGGGTAATGGGTTTATTTGATGGTCTGAGTTTTCGTAATTCTCCTTATTATAGTAGCACTGCCCATGTTGCTCAGTTATTGGATTTACCTGTTATCTTAATTATTGATTGTAGTCGTTTAAGTGGTTCGGTAAGTGCGATCGCCCTTGGTTATAGTAAATTAGATCCTAGTGTTACCATTGCAGGAGTTATTTTGAATAAGGTAGCTAGTGAGAAACATTTAGAATATCTAAAAAAGGCTCTGCAATTAATTTCTATGCCTATTCTGGGGGTATTTTTTCGTAATTCTGAGATCACTATCCCTGACCGTCATTTAGGTTTAATTCCTACCGAAGAAATTGCCAACTATAAACACATTTTTAAACAGTTAGCAGCCATTGCTCAAAGATCATTTAATTGGGATTTATTATTGCCTTTATTAAAATTTAAATACAAGAACTATGATGAAAATTTTATATTAACAAAAGAAACAAAACAATATCATAACAAAATAATTGCGATCGCCCTTGATCCAGCCTTCAATTTTTACTATCAAGATAACTTGGATATTCTTAAAAATCAGGGAGCAGAGTTAATTTATTGGAGTCCCCTAACAGATAAAAAAATTCCTAAAAATGTAAATATGTTTTATTTTGGCGGAGGGTTTCCCGAAGTATTTGCCCAACCGTTGAGCGAAAATGAACCAATCAAACAACAACTAAAACAAAGCATTTTGTCAGGGATTCCCACCTACGCAGAATGTGGTGGTATGATGTACCTTTCAGAATATATCGAAGACTTTGAAGGTGAAAAATGGGCAATGACAGGGGTATTACCCAACACCGCCAAGATGAGCAAAAAATTAACCCTAGGCTATCGAAAAATAGAAATATTAAAAAATAATTTTTTTGCACCAGAAAAAACAATTTTATGGGGTCATGAATTTCATCGTGCCACTAATTCTTGCCCCCCACAAAATCCTTTAATAAAAGTTAAAGATGCTTATCGTAATCAATTGATAGACTATCAAGGATGGTATTATCATAATACTTACGCATCCTATATTCATCTACATTTTGGACAAATTTTTTCCGCCCATTTATCCCCAATCCTTGATAAATCATACCATGGATAA
- a CDS encoding glutamyl-tRNA synthetase (PFAM: tRNA synthetases class I (E and Q), catalytic domain~TIGRFAM: glutamyl-tRNA synthetase, bacterial family~COGs: COG0008 Glutamyl- and glutaminyl-tRNA synthetase~InterPro IPR001412:IPR020058:IPR004527:IPR020060~KEGG: cyt:cce_1758 glutamyl-tRNA synthetase~PFAM: Glutamyl/glutaminyl-tRNA synthetase, class Ic, catalytic domain~SPTR: Glutamyl-tRNA synthetase;~TIGRFAM: glutamyl-tRNA synthetase): MSVRVRIAPSPTGNLHIGTARTAVFNWLFARNQQGKFILRVEDTDIERSKVEYTENIKSGLAWLGLNWDEGPFFQTERLDKYRQAIQTLMDKGLAYPCYCTPEELEQMRETQKANNQAPRYDNRHRNLSAEQIAEFEAQGRKPVIRFKIEDDQQILWNDLVRGKVIWQGSDLGGDMVIARAAEGDSFGQPLYNLAVVVDDMDMDISHVIRGEDHIANTAKQILLYQALGGKVPEFAHTPLILNPEGKKLSKRDGVTSIDDFRKMGFVAPALVNYMTLLGWTSPDGEEIFTLDEAATKFSLERVNKAGAKFDWDKLDWINSQYLHNTPAEDLLTALTPYWQEAGYEFDVETQKDWLLELTALISTSLTRLTDGVKETALFFASDVTLSDEAKDFVTQDGVKEVLGAVISATPDNVTEDDAKGIIKQVTKDLKVKKGLVMRSLRAGLTGELHGPDLIQTWLLLHKKGVAKSRLESLFNSL, from the coding sequence ATGTCAGTTAGAGTTAGAATAGCACCCTCACCTACAGGAAACTTACACATAGGCACAGCGCGCACCGCCGTCTTTAACTGGCTGTTTGCCCGTAATCAACAAGGTAAATTTATCCTGAGAGTAGAAGACACCGACATCGAGCGCTCCAAAGTTGAATATACTGAAAATATTAAATCAGGTTTAGCATGGTTAGGATTAAACTGGGATGAAGGCCCTTTTTTCCAAACCGAAAGACTAGATAAATATCGTCAAGCCATTCAAACCCTCATGGATAAAGGATTGGCATATCCCTGTTATTGTACCCCCGAAGAATTAGAGCAGATGCGGGAGACACAAAAAGCTAATAATCAAGCACCTCGTTATGATAATCGTCACCGCAACCTAAGCGCCGAACAAATTGCTGAATTTGAAGCCCAAGGGCGTAAACCCGTTATTAGATTTAAAATTGAAGATGATCAACAAATCCTTTGGAATGATTTAGTTAGGGGTAAAGTTATCTGGCAAGGAAGCGATTTGGGTGGTGATATGGTCATCGCTAGGGCGGCAGAAGGAGATTCTTTCGGGCAACCTCTTTATAATTTAGCGGTGGTTGTGGATGATATGGATATGGATATTAGCCATGTAATTCGAGGAGAAGATCATATTGCTAATACTGCTAAACAGATTTTACTTTATCAGGCCCTCGGGGGTAAAGTTCCTGAATTTGCTCACACTCCTTTGATTCTCAACCCAGAAGGTAAAAAACTATCTAAACGGGATGGAGTTACTTCCATTGATGATTTTAGAAAAATGGGTTTTGTCGCCCCTGCCTTGGTTAATTATATGACGTTATTGGGATGGACTTCCCCTGATGGAGAGGAAATATTTACCCTTGATGAAGCAGCGACGAAGTTTAGTTTAGAAAGGGTAAATAAAGCAGGGGCAAAGTTTGACTGGGATAAGTTGGATTGGATTAATAGTCAATATTTACATAATACTCCTGCTGAGGATTTGTTAACGGCTTTGACTCCCTATTGGCAAGAGGCTGGTTATGAGTTTGATGTGGAAACCCAAAAGGATTGGTTATTGGAATTAACTGCTTTAATTTCTACTAGCTTAACTCGTTTGACTGATGGGGTAAAAGAGACTGCTTTATTTTTTGCCTCCGATGTTACCCTCAGTGATGAAGCCAAGGATTTTGTTACCCAAGATGGAGTAAAGGAGGTTTTGGGGGCGGTTATTTCGGCTACTCCTGATAATGTCACAGAAGATGATGCCAAGGGTATTATTAAGCAAGTAACCAAGGATTTGAAGGTGAAAAAGGGTTTAGTAATGCGCTCTTTGAGGGCGGGTTTAACAGGAGAGTTACATGGCCCTGATTTGATTCAAACTTGGTTGTTGTTACATAAAAAAGGTGTGGCAAAATCACGGTTAGAAAGTCTTTTTAATTCTTTGTAA